Proteins from a genomic interval of Nostoc sp. TCL240-02:
- a CDS encoding TM2 domain-containing protein, with the protein MSNLNPSHPTKQLLAGYCGIILGGFGVHKFILGYAPEGFIMLVVSVVAGSFTYGIALLIMQLVGLIEGMIYLNKSPEEFVNTYFVNKQGWF; encoded by the coding sequence ATGTCAAATCTCAACCCCAGTCACCCTACCAAACAACTTCTAGCAGGTTACTGTGGCATTATCCTTGGAGGATTTGGGGTTCATAAATTCATTCTAGGATACGCTCCAGAAGGCTTTATCATGCTGGTGGTTTCTGTAGTTGCGGGTTCTTTTACCTACGGTATCGCCTTGTTAATTATGCAACTTGTAGGTTTAATTGAAGGCATGATCTATTTGAATAAGTCCCCTGAAGAATTTGTAAATACCTACTTTGTGAATAAGCAAGGCTGGTTCTAA